The Zalophus californianus isolate mZalCal1 chromosome 7, mZalCal1.pri.v2, whole genome shotgun sequence genome includes a region encoding these proteins:
- the LOC113926803 gene encoding DLA class II histocompatibility antigen, DR-1 beta chain codes for MEQKRAEVDTVCRHNYGVGESFTVQRRVEPTVTVYPTKTQSLQHHNLLVCSVNGFYPGHIEVRWFRNGQEEEAGVVSTGLIRNGDWTFQTLVMLETVPQSGEVYTCQVEHPSLTSPVTVEWRAQSDSAQSKMLSGIGGFVLGLLFLVVGLFIYFRNQKGLLS; via the exons ATGGAGCAGAAGCGGGCCGAGGTGGACACGGTGTGCAGACACAACTACGGGGTGGGTGAGAGCTTCACGGTGCAGCGGCGAG TTGAGCCTACAGTGACCGTGTATCCTACGAAGACCCAGTCCCTGCAGCACCACAACCTCCTGGTCTGCTCTGTGAATGGTTTCTATCCAGGCCACATTGAAGTCAGGTGGTTTCGGAATGGCCAGGAAGAGGAGGCTGGGGTCGTGTCCACAGGCCTGATCCGGAATGGAGACTGGACCTTCCAGACCCTAGTGATGCTGGAGACAGTTCCTCAGAGTGGAGAGGTCTACACCTGCCAAGTGGAGCACCCAAGCTTGACGAGCCCTGTCACCGTGGAATGGA GGGCACAGTCTGACTCTGCACAAAGCAAGATGCTGAGTGGAATTGGAGGCTTTGTTCTGGGTCTGCTCTTCCTTGTGGTGGGGCTGTTCATCTACTTCAGGAATCAGAAGG GACTCCTGAGTTGA